One genomic window of Polyangium aurulentum includes the following:
- a CDS encoding ABC1 kinase family protein produces the protein MSQADPSPPEPPAPLPAAAPEAPALGPGSEASRANGRGKSLAPPPPQPARASVEHAPRRQATARASRRKARQSARFVRAYYTTFVVLGSYLWFFFLGRLLGNGWLEPRLPDVHARNARRVLGTIVELQGLFIKVGQLLSIMANFLPAQFRSGLEALQDQVPPRPYPEICQRVERELGRPIDALFERFCEEPIASASLGQVHEAWLKDGAHVAVKVQHRDIEEIVRVDLLTIRRIMGIVSVFVPVQGLDAYYHQVRSMILEELDFLREAQNITRIADNFTADASVRFPRPVEGYCTRRVMTTSFLHGVKVGDVAQLDARGIDRKALARKVVQVFCQQIFVDGVYHADPHPGNMLVGDSGELILLDFGAVAELSPQMREGIPEFLEGVIRRDTEQLIKAMRKMGFLSRTESPDVSEKVIEFFHQRFQDEVKLDSFNLKEIKLDPQKGIESLVDLRKMNIGLKELSGAFHVPRDWVLLERTILLLTGLCTQLDPELRPMEVIRPYLQEFVLGNRDWAQIAVEAAKDMALKAITLPDDIRKYLTRANRGEAEIRVRGLAQAAGLVYTGIRQAIFAAIGIAAGIAALQLHLAGQAQLARYCLYGAGSAGLLLLFSMLFTRSR, from the coding sequence GTGTCGCAAGCCGACCCCTCACCGCCGGAGCCCCCCGCTCCCCTGCCCGCGGCGGCCCCAGAAGCCCCGGCGCTCGGGCCCGGCAGCGAGGCCTCGCGCGCGAACGGCCGCGGCAAATCCCTCGCGCCCCCTCCACCGCAGCCCGCCCGCGCGAGCGTCGAGCACGCCCCCAGGCGCCAGGCCACGGCCCGCGCCTCCCGCCGCAAGGCACGGCAAAGCGCGCGGTTTGTCCGAGCGTATTACACGACCTTCGTCGTCCTCGGCAGCTATCTCTGGTTCTTCTTCCTCGGCCGGTTGCTCGGCAACGGCTGGCTCGAGCCGCGCCTGCCCGACGTGCACGCGAGGAACGCGCGCCGCGTGCTCGGCACGATCGTCGAGCTGCAGGGCCTGTTCATCAAGGTCGGCCAGCTCCTCAGCATCATGGCGAACTTCCTGCCCGCGCAGTTCCGCTCGGGCCTCGAAGCGCTGCAGGATCAGGTCCCGCCGCGGCCCTACCCCGAGATCTGCCAGCGCGTCGAGAGGGAGCTCGGCCGGCCGATCGATGCGCTGTTCGAGCGCTTCTGCGAGGAGCCCATCGCCAGCGCCTCGCTCGGTCAGGTGCACGAGGCCTGGCTCAAGGACGGCGCGCACGTCGCGGTGAAGGTGCAGCACCGCGACATCGAGGAGATCGTCCGCGTCGATCTGCTCACGATCCGCCGCATCATGGGCATCGTCAGCGTCTTCGTGCCCGTGCAGGGCCTCGACGCTTACTACCACCAGGTCCGCTCGATGATCCTCGAGGAGCTCGACTTCCTCCGCGAGGCGCAGAACATCACGCGGATCGCGGACAACTTCACGGCCGACGCCTCGGTGCGCTTCCCTCGCCCGGTCGAGGGCTATTGCACGCGGCGCGTGATGACCACGAGCTTCTTGCACGGCGTGAAGGTCGGCGACGTGGCGCAGCTCGACGCGCGGGGCATCGATCGCAAGGCGCTCGCGCGAAAGGTCGTGCAGGTCTTCTGCCAGCAGATCTTCGTCGACGGCGTCTACCACGCCGATCCGCACCCCGGGAACATGCTCGTCGGCGACAGCGGCGAGCTCATCCTCCTCGACTTCGGCGCCGTGGCGGAGCTATCGCCGCAGATGCGCGAGGGCATCCCGGAGTTCCTCGAGGGCGTCATCCGCCGCGACACCGAGCAGCTCATCAAGGCGATGCGCAAGATGGGCTTTCTGTCGCGCACCGAGTCGCCCGACGTCAGCGAGAAGGTCATCGAGTTCTTCCATCAGCGCTTCCAGGACGAGGTGAAGCTCGACAGCTTCAACCTGAAGGAGATCAAGCTCGACCCGCAGAAGGGCATCGAGAGCCTCGTCGATCTGCGCAAGATGAACATCGGGCTGAAGGAGCTCTCGGGCGCGTTCCACGTGCCGCGCGACTGGGTGCTCCTCGAGCGCACGATCCTCCTCCTCACCGGCCTGTGCACGCAGCTCGATCCCGAGCTGCGGCCCATGGAGGTCATCCGGCCGTACCTGCAAGAGTTTGTCCTGGGAAACCGCGACTGGGCGCAGATCGCCGTCGAGGCCGCCAAGGACATGGCCTTGAAGGCGATCACGCTCCCGGACGACATCCGCAAGTACCTCACGCGCGCCAACCGCGGCGAGGCCGAGATCCGGGTGCGGGGGCTCGCGCAGGCCGCGGGGCTCGTCTACACGGGCATCCGCCAGGCGATCTTCGCCGCCATCGGCATCGCGGCCGGCATCGCGGCCTTGCAGCTTCACCTCGCGGGGCAGGCGCAGCTCGCCCGCTACTGCCTCTACGGCGCTGGATCGGCGGGCCTTCTGCTCCTGTTCAGCATGCTGTTCACCCGCTCCCGCTGA
- a CDS encoding serine hydrolase domain-containing protein, with translation MSRLSALEASPGKPGSTPKIHAPSVDLSEAARTVVLAHRAAPAATVAAALRMGDRFLYGAGAAGRLWPSEDAPLATVDTPFDLASVTKPVTALAMARLERAGALSRKEALADALPALAKTVSARVPLNLFAAHRAGLEGHGPLYEALVHGGSVDPEEALVTAANARRAECAGDPPDEGFAPVYSDLGYLLVGAALARRSGVEVDEVMTREVLGPLGLAIGSARAMRARDASFDARVAPTEIVPFRGGLVRGVVHDENAFAVGGDGACGHAGLFGDALSVARLGVALLEVLGGERSEWLTPNDLAPLLRPRPGGTLLAGFDGRSDDAPSSGARLGPRTFGHLGFTGTSLWIDPDAGFVGVLLTNRVHPTRTALAIRQARPAAYDAMYDAMVAARVAESG, from the coding sequence GTGAGCAGGCTCAGCGCTTTGGAGGCTTCACCCGGCAAGCCGGGCTCCACTCCGAAAATCCACGCACCTTCGGTCGATCTCTCCGAGGCCGCGCGCACGGTCGTCCTTGCGCACCGCGCAGCGCCCGCCGCCACCGTCGCTGCCGCACTGCGCATGGGCGATCGCTTCCTCTACGGCGCAGGCGCCGCGGGCCGCCTCTGGCCGAGCGAGGACGCGCCCCTCGCCACCGTCGATACGCCCTTCGACCTCGCCTCCGTCACCAAACCCGTGACCGCGCTCGCGATGGCGCGCCTCGAGCGAGCAGGCGCGCTCTCTCGCAAAGAGGCCCTCGCCGACGCTCTGCCCGCCCTCGCGAAGACCGTCTCCGCGCGCGTGCCGCTCAACCTGTTCGCCGCTCATCGCGCAGGCCTCGAGGGGCACGGGCCGCTCTACGAGGCGCTCGTTCACGGCGGCTCCGTCGACCCGGAAGAGGCGCTCGTCACGGCCGCGAACGCGCGTCGCGCGGAGTGCGCGGGCGACCCTCCCGACGAGGGCTTCGCGCCCGTCTACAGCGACCTCGGCTATCTGCTCGTCGGGGCCGCGCTCGCGCGTCGCAGCGGCGTCGAGGTCGACGAGGTGATGACCCGCGAGGTGCTCGGCCCCCTCGGGCTCGCGATCGGATCGGCCCGCGCCATGCGCGCGCGTGATGCCTCGTTCGACGCGCGCGTCGCGCCCACCGAGATCGTCCCGTTTCGCGGAGGGCTCGTGCGCGGCGTCGTGCACGACGAGAACGCCTTCGCCGTCGGCGGTGACGGCGCCTGCGGTCACGCCGGGCTCTTCGGCGACGCGCTCTCGGTCGCGCGCCTCGGCGTCGCCTTGCTCGAGGTCCTGGGGGGTGAACGATCCGAATGGCTCACGCCGAATGACCTCGCGCCGCTGTTGCGCCCGCGCCCTGGAGGCACGCTGCTCGCCGGCTTCGACGGCAGGAGCGACGACGCCCCGAGCTCGGGCGCGCGCCTCGGGCCGCGCACCTTCGGCCACCTCGGTTTCACGGGAACGAGCCTGTGGATCGACCCGGACGCCGGCTTCGTGGGCGTGCTGTTGACCAACCGCGTCCACCCGACCCGCACCGCGCTCGCGATCAGGCAAGCTCGCCCGGCGGCCTACGACGCCATGTACGACGCGATGGTGGCCGCACGCGTCGCGGAATCCGGCTAG
- a CDS encoding type II secretion system F family protein yields the protein MAEFAWEARGRTGEVRKGVMEAENEAAVQNRLRAQQLLPTRVKRKGFEFKTITFGSGVDAKDLVKFTRQFATMIDAGLPLVQCLDILANQEPNKIFQAALRDIKSTVEQGSTFSDALRRHPRIFDELFVNLVQAGEVGGILDTILNRLAVYIEKRVKLVRQVKGALTYPTAVVVILIIVIFVMMTFVIPAFEGMFAEFGAKDALPTLTKIVLAISRTFVSLLPFSIPGLIGMIFAAYYLYKTPKGKRAVHKILLKLPIIGPVMQKVSVARFSRTLGTLLGSGVPILDALDIVAKTAGNVIIEEGLVYARARISEGKNMAEPLGEINVFPGMVVQMVAVGEQTGALDTMLSKIADFYEEEVDVAVAALTSLLEPILMVVVGAVVGVVLVSMYLPIFSLAGNIKGE from the coding sequence ATGGCTGAGTTTGCGTGGGAGGCCCGAGGTCGGACCGGAGAGGTCCGCAAGGGCGTGATGGAGGCGGAGAACGAGGCCGCGGTGCAGAACCGCCTCCGCGCGCAGCAGCTCCTCCCGACGCGGGTGAAGCGCAAGGGCTTCGAGTTCAAGACGATCACCTTCGGATCCGGGGTCGACGCGAAGGACCTCGTCAAGTTCACGCGCCAGTTCGCGACGATGATCGACGCGGGCCTGCCGCTCGTGCAGTGCCTCGACATCCTCGCCAACCAGGAGCCCAACAAGATCTTCCAGGCCGCGCTGCGCGACATCAAGAGCACGGTCGAGCAGGGCTCGACGTTCAGCGACGCGCTCCGCCGCCACCCGCGGATCTTCGACGAGCTGTTCGTGAACCTCGTCCAGGCCGGCGAGGTGGGCGGCATCCTCGACACGATCCTGAACCGGCTCGCCGTCTACATCGAGAAGCGCGTGAAGCTCGTGCGCCAGGTGAAGGGCGCGCTCACGTACCCCACGGCGGTCGTCGTCATCCTGATCATCGTCATCTTCGTCATGATGACGTTCGTGATCCCGGCCTTCGAGGGCATGTTCGCCGAGTTCGGCGCGAAGGACGCGCTGCCGACGCTGACCAAGATCGTCCTCGCGATCTCTCGCACGTTCGTGTCGCTCTTGCCCTTCAGCATCCCGGGGCTCATCGGGATGATCTTCGCCGCGTACTACCTCTACAAAACGCCGAAGGGCAAGCGCGCGGTGCACAAGATCCTGCTGAAGCTGCCGATCATCGGGCCGGTGATGCAGAAGGTCTCGGTCGCGCGCTTCTCGCGCACGCTCGGCACGCTGCTCGGCTCGGGCGTGCCGATCCTCGACGCGCTCGACATCGTCGCGAAGACCGCGGGCAACGTGATCATCGAGGAGGGCCTGGTCTACGCCCGCGCGCGCATCTCCGAGGGCAAGAACATGGCCGAGCCCCTCGGCGAGATAAACGTCTTCCCCGGCATGGTCGTGCAGATGGTGGCCGTCGGCGAGCAGACGGGCGCGCTCGACACGATGCTGAGCAAGATCGCCGATTTCTACGAGGAGGAGGTCGACGTCGCGGTCGCGGCGCTGACGTCGCTGCTCGAGCCGATCCTGATGGTGGTCGTCGGCGCCGTGGTCGGCGTGGTGCTCGTCTCGATGTACCTGCCGATCTTCAGCCTGGCGGGCAACATCAAGGGCGAGTGA
- a CDS encoding sensor histidine kinase: protein MRLGLRAGTESSFAVRFTWLTAVRLIVLTVVLVVTTTIYLGGLGTTAYSSRIAFFTVAAAYALTGVYAALIRVGKDRLESIAYGQMFTDQIAWTLIVYVSGGAASGATSLYGLTCLTGAILLGLRGALFALVLGASEYTLLCAALVYGYLPLPPDQPPYAYATRWSEAAFPLLLNLLALSVVTLLASYLAERLRMTGGRLVVATARAEQAERLAALGRLAAGLAHEIRNPLGSIVASIELLRTGSTLGAEDKELCEIIERETSRLNDLVGDMLDLSRPRAPVKAPMSLATTARDVVTLAGRSGRGGDVPVRYDGPDELSIDADAAQIRQVAWNLVRNAIQASSAGAEVLVRVRLADDGSSLLEISDHGAGIPPEARERLFDAFFTTRSQGMGIGLAVVKRILDDHGFEIAVESAEGKGTTFRVRIPRASTLHGEGAPGALPAARASEG, encoded by the coding sequence ATGCGGCTCGGCTTGCGCGCGGGCACCGAGAGCTCCTTCGCGGTTCGCTTCACGTGGCTCACGGCCGTGCGCCTGATCGTGCTGACGGTGGTGCTCGTCGTGACGACGACCATCTACCTCGGCGGCCTCGGCACCACGGCCTACTCGAGCCGGATCGCGTTCTTCACGGTCGCGGCCGCGTACGCGCTGACGGGCGTGTACGCGGCGCTGATCCGGGTCGGCAAGGACCGGCTCGAGTCGATCGCCTACGGGCAGATGTTCACCGATCAGATCGCCTGGACGCTGATCGTCTACGTGTCCGGCGGCGCCGCGAGCGGCGCGACCTCGCTCTACGGCCTGACGTGCCTCACGGGCGCCATCCTGCTCGGCCTGCGCGGCGCGCTCTTCGCGCTGGTCCTCGGCGCCAGCGAGTACACGCTTCTGTGCGCGGCGCTCGTCTACGGCTACCTGCCGCTGCCGCCGGATCAGCCGCCCTACGCCTACGCGACCCGCTGGTCGGAGGCCGCGTTCCCGCTGCTGTTGAACCTCCTCGCGCTGAGCGTGGTCACGCTGCTCGCGAGCTACCTGGCCGAGCGCCTGCGCATGACGGGCGGCAGGCTCGTCGTGGCGACGGCGCGCGCGGAGCAGGCCGAGAGGCTCGCGGCGCTCGGGCGGCTCGCGGCGGGGCTCGCGCACGAGATCAGGAACCCGCTCGGATCGATCGTGGCCTCGATCGAGCTTCTGCGCACGGGCAGCACGCTCGGCGCCGAGGACAAGGAGCTGTGCGAGATCATCGAGCGCGAGACGTCGCGCCTGAACGATCTCGTGGGCGACATGCTCGACCTGTCGCGCCCGCGCGCGCCGGTGAAGGCGCCGATGAGCCTCGCGACCACGGCGCGCGACGTGGTGACCTTGGCGGGTCGATCGGGCCGCGGCGGTGACGTGCCCGTGCGCTACGACGGGCCCGACGAGCTGTCGATCGACGCCGACGCCGCGCAGATCCGGCAGGTCGCCTGGAACCTCGTGCGCAACGCGATCCAGGCCAGCTCGGCGGGCGCCGAGGTGCTCGTGCGCGTTCGCCTCGCCGACGACGGCAGCAGCCTCCTCGAGATCTCGGATCACGGCGCCGGCATCCCGCCCGAGGCGCGCGAGCGGCTCTTCGACGCGTTCTTCACCACGCGCTCGCAGGGCATGGGCATCGGCCTCGCGGTGGTCAAGCGCATCCTCGACGACCATGGCTTCGAGATCGCGGTGGAGAGCGCGGAGGGCAAAGGGACGACCTTCCGCGTGCGCATCCCGCGCGCGAGCACGCTGCACGGCGAGGGCGCGCCGGGAGCGCTCCCGGCCGCTCGAGCTTCGGAGGGCTAG
- a CDS encoding MlaC/ttg2D family ABC transporter substrate-binding protein — MKRGKVLVMAMVLSFSSLAFAGAATDVVKAKQTSLFELLGKPSPDNQKKVGAAFDEMLDYAALSEASLGSEWAARSDAEKAEFSDVLKQLVRKAYERNLKKTLGYNVEYLSEAPKGSAVVVKTRAVSKTNAREEPITIDYVLAQKNGAWKVQDIITEDVSLVSSYRSQFTKIVKKDGFPALIKKMKDKLAKGET, encoded by the coding sequence GTGAAACGCGGAAAAGTCCTTGTCATGGCCATGGTCTTGTCGTTCTCGAGCCTCGCGTTCGCGGGCGCAGCGACGGACGTGGTGAAGGCGAAGCAGACCAGCCTCTTCGAGCTCCTCGGCAAGCCTTCCCCCGACAACCAGAAGAAGGTCGGGGCCGCGTTCGACGAGATGCTCGACTACGCGGCGCTCAGCGAGGCTTCGCTCGGCTCGGAGTGGGCCGCGCGCTCGGACGCAGAGAAGGCCGAGTTCAGCGACGTGTTGAAGCAGCTCGTGCGCAAGGCGTACGAGCGCAACCTCAAGAAGACGCTCGGCTACAACGTCGAGTATCTCTCCGAGGCGCCGAAGGGCAGCGCGGTCGTCGTGAAGACCCGCGCGGTCTCGAAGACGAACGCGCGTGAGGAGCCGATCACGATCGACTACGTGCTCGCCCAGAAGAACGGCGCCTGGAAGGTCCAGGACATCATCACCGAGGACGTGAGCCTCGTGTCGAGCTACCGCTCGCAGTTCACCAAGATCGTCAAGAAGGACGGCTTCCCGGCGCTCATCAAGAAGATGAAGGACAAGCTCGCCAAGGGCGAGACCTGA
- a CDS encoding tetratricopeptide repeat protein: MAAGPEPGRRVRPLGRVEPLRVPTTTGRGGAQAKPRLADRPSLLLSVHRGVLGIELDAPFPLGPITVDDLALALPNVRFPVDLSGGVTRFRHRRGILRRLSITAEPTELSTFVAPRLRGVLGEGTPEIAIYPGTAGALVGMRLGDAALAFEVVIAPGERDVRLLPERARGVGLGAPPHVVAMRALFAACRPTGRVAGSAVVIPDAVASIVRDLLPAAGARAPAVSGARWEALEIEPGRLSLSIAENAAPPALPAEAIRALELAELAAEGDRVALAGDLDEARRHYLTALERAPRHPEISLRLAWIDVVAGERAEGALSTLVDAMPAVDAGMLGGELLAAVGDAEGAIAAFSRAAHAEPFGPLAALVWMRVAQLATEDLGVRLDALDQAVSRAPLLDNARWARLSARLDVGDAQGARADAENLEAAARGPEARHRIWTRAADAFLARGYVAEAGSLFERALRYAPDSAEAIAGLAMSLRAAGQGKRALDLLARASALATRAGRTVPSVELELARGLVEVAGDRPAAVARVRAVPPGVPESAEARMLEGRWRAELGDLAGASVALARLREAIELLQPVDPDRAAALAAMLVEAAEIEEMGRGDLRAAQRHLGVALRLRPRDRAIGAAFRRVAGEASRLVPPPPSPEELSTQTVSVAPVMSPPVDEVTSDESPSEEEDEVLVERLTDKLRANPDDHAVAMALAGALARLGRDLDLLALLSARIEEGGEAVRRELQPLRIEVLERLAAHARSEGRASEAELYEMMAASDG, encoded by the coding sequence ATGGCTGCCGGTCCCGAGCCAGGCAGGCGCGTGCGCCCCCTCGGCCGCGTCGAGCCGCTCCGCGTCCCGACCACGACGGGGAGAGGCGGCGCGCAGGCCAAGCCTCGCCTTGCGGACCGGCCGAGCCTCTTGCTTTCGGTTCATCGAGGCGTGCTCGGCATCGAGCTCGACGCGCCGTTCCCGCTCGGGCCGATCACGGTCGACGATCTCGCGCTCGCGCTGCCGAACGTGCGGTTTCCCGTGGATCTGTCGGGCGGCGTGACGCGGTTTCGCCATCGGCGCGGGATCCTGCGGCGGCTGTCGATCACGGCCGAGCCCACGGAGCTTTCGACGTTTGTCGCGCCAAGGCTGCGCGGGGTGCTCGGGGAGGGGACGCCCGAGATCGCGATCTATCCCGGCACGGCGGGGGCGCTCGTGGGCATGCGGCTCGGCGACGCGGCGCTCGCGTTCGAGGTCGTGATCGCGCCGGGCGAGCGCGACGTGCGTCTGTTGCCCGAGCGCGCGCGGGGCGTGGGGCTCGGCGCGCCGCCGCACGTCGTGGCCATGCGAGCGCTCTTCGCCGCGTGCAGGCCCACGGGGCGCGTCGCGGGCAGCGCGGTGGTGATCCCCGACGCCGTCGCCTCCATCGTCAGGGACCTGCTGCCCGCCGCGGGAGCGCGCGCGCCTGCCGTGAGCGGGGCGCGATGGGAGGCGCTCGAGATCGAGCCGGGGCGCCTGTCGCTTTCGATCGCGGAGAACGCCGCGCCGCCGGCGCTCCCGGCAGAGGCGATCCGCGCGCTCGAGCTGGCGGAGCTCGCGGCGGAGGGCGATCGCGTGGCGCTCGCGGGCGATCTCGACGAGGCGCGCAGGCACTACCTGACCGCGCTCGAGCGCGCGCCGCGGCACCCGGAGATCTCGCTGCGGCTCGCGTGGATCGACGTGGTCGCGGGCGAGCGTGCCGAGGGCGCGCTCTCGACGCTCGTCGACGCGATGCCCGCCGTCGACGCGGGGATGCTCGGCGGTGAGCTGCTCGCGGCGGTGGGCGATGCGGAGGGCGCGATCGCGGCCTTCTCGCGCGCGGCGCACGCCGAGCCTTTCGGGCCGCTCGCGGCGCTCGTGTGGATGCGCGTGGCCCAGCTCGCGACCGAGGATCTCGGCGTCCGGCTCGACGCGCTCGATCAGGCCGTCTCGCGCGCGCCGCTGCTCGACAATGCGCGCTGGGCGAGGCTCTCGGCGCGGCTCGACGTGGGCGATGCGCAGGGAGCGCGGGCGGACGCGGAGAACCTCGAGGCCGCGGCGCGCGGGCCCGAGGCGCGGCATCGGATCTGGACGCGCGCGGCGGATGCGTTCCTCGCGCGAGGTTACGTGGCGGAGGCAGGATCGCTCTTCGAGCGCGCGCTTCGCTACGCGCCGGACAGCGCCGAGGCGATCGCGGGGCTCGCGATGTCGCTGCGGGCTGCGGGGCAGGGAAAGCGCGCCCTCGATCTGCTCGCGCGCGCCTCCGCGCTGGCCACGCGCGCCGGACGAACCGTGCCGTCGGTCGAGCTCGAGCTCGCGCGAGGTCTGGTCGAGGTCGCAGGCGATCGCCCAGCGGCCGTTGCACGCGTGCGCGCGGTGCCGCCGGGCGTGCCCGAGAGCGCGGAGGCGAGGATGCTCGAGGGTCGCTGGCGCGCAGAGCTCGGCGATCTCGCGGGCGCTTCGGTCGCGCTCGCTCGTTTGCGCGAGGCCATCGAGCTGTTGCAGCCGGTGGATCCGGATCGCGCGGCGGCGCTCGCGGCCATGCTCGTCGAGGCGGCGGAGATCGAGGAGATGGGGCGCGGAGATCTGCGTGCAGCGCAGCGCCATCTCGGCGTGGCGCTCCGTCTTCGGCCGCGGGATCGGGCGATCGGAGCCGCGTTCCGTCGCGTCGCGGGCGAGGCATCCCGGCTCGTTCCGCCGCCCCCTTCGCCCGAGGAGCTCTCCACGCAGACGGTGTCGGTCGCGCCCGTGATGAGCCCGCCTGTCGACGAGGTCACTTCGGACGAGAGCCCGTCGGAGGAAGAGGACGAGGTGCTCGTCGAGCGGCTGACCGACAAGCTGCGGGCAAACCCCGACGATCACGCCGTCGCGATGGCCCTCGCGGGTGCGCTCGCGCGGCTCGGCCGCGATCTCGACCTGCTCGCGCTCCTGTCGGCGCGCATCGAGGAGGGCGGTGAAGCGGTGCGGCGCGAGCTTCAGCCGCTGCGGATCGAGGTGCTCGAGCGGCTCGCGGCGCACGCGCGATCCGAGGGGCGCGCATCCGAGGCCGAGCTCTACGAGATGATGGCCGCGAGCGACGGATAG
- a CDS encoding aspartate kinase, giving the protein MLDSKPEAKRRPIIVQKYGGSSVADVEKLGRVADRVVAAKKAGNDVVVVVSAMGKTTDGLLALARQVAAQAGGTADPPRRELDMLLSTGERVSMALLSIAIQARGYDAISFTGSQSGILTNDRHFDARIIEVRPHRIEDELARDKIVIIAGYQGMSYRREITTLGRGGSDTTAVALAAALEAERCEIYSDVDGVYSADPRVVPEAQHLPELDHAMLQEMAECGAKVVCAQAVEWARRANIAIFARSTFDKEEEGARQTVVRKFGPREDLRARAVVGEGNVALGRLDDVTRLDDLLRLAGESNVPLKDVAVSARGASFVVSLLNVPDWRGAKARITGALPSLELTEDVALISVVGDGLAATTEPLSRFLSVLRGASASPVALSATALRLGAVVPSSVAADAQRALHRAFVEG; this is encoded by the coding sequence GTGCTCGATTCGAAGCCTGAAGCGAAGCGCCGGCCGATCATCGTCCAGAAGTACGGGGGCAGCTCGGTCGCCGACGTCGAGAAGCTCGGCCGGGTGGCCGACCGCGTCGTCGCCGCGAAGAAGGCCGGCAACGACGTGGTGGTCGTCGTGAGCGCCATGGGCAAGACCACCGACGGGCTGCTCGCCCTCGCGCGCCAGGTCGCCGCGCAGGCAGGGGGCACGGCCGACCCTCCGCGTCGCGAGCTCGACATGCTGCTGTCGACCGGCGAGCGCGTCTCGATGGCGCTGCTCTCCATCGCGATCCAGGCCCGCGGCTACGACGCCATCTCCTTCACGGGATCGCAGTCCGGGATCCTCACCAACGATCGGCACTTCGACGCGCGCATCATCGAGGTGCGGCCGCACCGCATCGAGGACGAGCTCGCGCGCGACAAGATCGTGATCATCGCGGGCTACCAGGGCATGAGCTACCGGCGCGAGATCACGACGCTCGGGCGCGGCGGATCGGACACCACGGCCGTCGCGCTCGCCGCCGCGCTCGAGGCCGAGCGATGCGAGATCTACAGCGACGTCGACGGCGTCTACTCGGCCGATCCGCGTGTCGTGCCCGAGGCGCAGCACCTGCCCGAGCTCGACCACGCCATGCTCCAGGAGATGGCCGAGTGCGGGGCCAAGGTCGTCTGCGCGCAGGCCGTCGAGTGGGCGCGCCGCGCGAACATCGCGATCTTCGCCCGATCGACCTTCGACAAGGAAGAAGAGGGCGCGCGGCAGACGGTGGTGCGCAAGTTCGGTCCGCGCGAGGACCTGCGCGCGCGCGCGGTGGTCGGCGAGGGCAACGTCGCGCTCGGGCGCCTCGACGACGTCACGAGGCTCGATGATCTCTTGCGGCTCGCGGGCGAGTCGAACGTGCCGCTCAAGGATGTCGCGGTGAGCGCGCGGGGCGCGTCGTTCGTCGTCTCGCTCCTCAACGTGCCCGACTGGCGCGGCGCCAAGGCCCGGATCACGGGCGCGCTGCCATCGCTCGAGCTCACGGAGGACGTCGCGCTGATCAGCGTGGTCGGCGACGGCCTCGCGGCGACGACCGAGCCGCTCTCGCGCTTCCTCTCGGTGCTGCGCGGCGCGTCCGCTTCTCCCGTCGCCCTCTCGGCGACGGCGCTGCGCCTCGGCGCGGTGGTCCCGTCGAGCGTCGCTGCCGACGCCCAGCGGGCTCTTCACCGCGCCTTCGTCGAAGGCTGA
- a CDS encoding DUF4911 domain-containing protein encodes MPIAETSAGMRVYRVRVQPPDVVYLKSILEASEGLGAIFAEKGGDLVVAAPHERAKDLAELLADIAREIEADIDLDPSDVAGDKGDSEATPPGSTR; translated from the coding sequence TTGCCCATCGCCGAGACGTCCGCGGGCATGCGCGTGTACCGCGTGCGCGTGCAACCGCCCGACGTCGTCTACTTGAAGAGCATCCTCGAGGCCAGCGAGGGCCTTGGCGCCATCTTTGCCGAGAAGGGCGGAGACCTGGTCGTCGCCGCCCCGCACGAGCGCGCAAAAGACCTCGCCGAGCTGCTCGCCGACATCGCTCGCGAGATCGAGGCCGACATCGATCTCGATCCGTCCGACGTCGCGGGGGACAAGGGCGACAGCGAGGCCACTCCGCCTGGGAGCACGCGATGA